The Halorussus gelatinilyticus genome contains the following window.
GAACGGCGCGGCCACGCAGTCCTGACCGGGGGCGGCGGTTTCGGCGTCGCCCGTAGCAACGAGTTCGCTTCTCGCGGAAACACCGACGTAACCGAGCGTTCGCGCTATCCGTGCCACTCCAGCACGGTCGCGGCCCACGTGTAGCCCGTCCCCGCGGCGAGGAAGCAGACCACGTCGCCGCGCTCGACCAGTCCGCGCGCCAAGCCCTCGTCCAGTGCGAGAATCTGGTCCACGCTCTGGACGTGGCCGTACTCGTCGAGGTAGTAGTCCGCGGCGTCGAGTTTGCTCGTCAGGATGTCGTGGAACGACCGCTTCATGTGGGTCAGCGCCACGAAGTCGAGGTCGTCGCGGTCGTAGCCCGACCGGTGCAAGGCGTCGTCGGCGACCCGCTCGAAGTTCGGGAGGCTGGCGTCGGCCAGTCGCTCCTTCATGCCGTCGGGGTCGGGCACGTCGAGGGTGTGCAGGCCCTGCTCGACCGTGGTGTGGCTCGGCGGATTGCGGGACCCGCCCGCGGGCATGACGACGTCCTCCGAGAAACTGCCGTCCGTGACGGCGGCGCTCTCGCGGACGGTGGCCCGCGTGCGCGACTCGTCCGGATTCGCTTCCAGCACCATCGCGCAGGCTCCGCTCCCGAAGTTGAACATGAACGACGAGTCCTCGTTCTCGTAGTCCACGAGGTCCTCCTCGCGGCTCGCCGAGACCAGCAGTGCGGTCTCGGGCGCGTCGGCCAGCAGTTGGGACTTGGCCTGTCTGATGGCGAGGGGCGCGCCCGCACAGAGCGCGTAGCTCTCGACCGCGAAGGCCTCGTCGGCACCCAACCGCTCGGCGACGTTCGCCGCGGCGCTCCAGACCACGAAGTCCTTGAACTCCGACCCGTGGTAGAGGACCACATCGACCGCTTCGGGGTCTATTTCCGCGTCCGCGAGCGCGTCCTCGGCGGCTTTCACGCACATGTCCGTGGCGTGGTCGTCGTCGGCCGGGCAGACCCGCTTCTCGCGGACGCCCATCTTCTCGACCACGACCTCCTCGGGGATGCCGCTCTGGGCGGCTATCTCCTCGCCGGTGACGACCTCCTCGGGAACGTAGGTGCCGTAGCCGGTCAGCCCGACCGTGGCGCTCTCCTCGCTCGTTCGTCCCTCGCTCATTTCCCGTCACCTCGGAGTCGCGCCGCGACCTGCTTGCCGACCGGGCCGCCGAGGCGGTCCCGGACGGTGCCGAGCAGACCGTTGGGAACGAACAGGACGAACAGGACGAAGACGACGCCGATGTAGAGTTCGGCGTGGCCGTTCAGGAACGTGTCGATGGCCCGTCCGACCGTCAGTCCGTTCCAGAGTTCCGTCGTCATCGTCGCCTCGCCGAGATGTTCGCGGAGATAGGGCAGGAGTCCGCCGCCCTCGCCGGTCTTCGAGAGGAACTCGGTGACGCTCTCGTCGAACAGCCAGCCGTAGAGCGGGCCGGCCAGCGTGCCGAACCCGCCGATGATGGACGCCAGCAGTGCGTCGCCGGTCACGAGGAAGTAGAAGGTGCTCTCGGGCGAGACCGACCGCTGGAAGCCGGCGAACAGGCCGCCGGCCACCGCGGCGAAGAACGCCGAGACCGCGAACGCGCCGAGTTTGTACCAGAAGGTGTCGTAGCCCACGGCCTCGGCGCGCTCCTCGTTCTCGCGGATGGCGACCAGCACGCGGCCGAACGGCGAGTGGATGATGCGCTGCATGGCGAAGTAACAGACCAGCACGACGAGACCGATCATGTAGTAGGACACCTCGGTCGTCCCGAAGTTCAGGAAGCCGAGGAAGCCCTCCACGCTGTCGCCCGCGAGTTGCCCGATGGCGAGGTTCAGCGAGTCCACGCCGGGCACGCCGACGCTGAACGGGTCGGTGCGTTCGAGGACCGCGGGACCGTCACGCGGGTTCGAGGCGGCGTAGTCCCAGCCGCGGACGAACACGTACAGC
Protein-coding sequences here:
- a CDS encoding 3-oxoacyl-ACP synthase, translated to MSEGRTSEESATVGLTGYGTYVPEEVVTGEEIAAQSGIPEEVVVEKMGVREKRVCPADDDHATDMCVKAAEDALADAEIDPEAVDVVLYHGSEFKDFVVWSAAANVAERLGADEAFAVESYALCAGAPLAIRQAKSQLLADAPETALLVSASREEDLVDYENEDSSFMFNFGSGACAMVLEANPDESRTRATVRESAAVTDGSFSEDVVMPAGGSRNPPSHTTVEQGLHTLDVPDPDGMKERLADASLPNFERVADDALHRSGYDRDDLDFVALTHMKRSFHDILTSKLDAADYYLDEYGHVQSVDQILALDEGLARGLVERGDVVCFLAAGTGYTWAATVLEWHG
- a CDS encoding branched-chain amino acid ABC transporter permease; this encodes MVTLLPDVETMIAVLYFGLFAMSFDFISGYTGYLSFGHAAFYGAGAYFVVLASNGKIPFVATSTSFVVLLVLAGLVAVVLALLIGAVSFRLSGVYFAMITLGFSQVLYVFVRGWDYAASNPRDGPAVLERTDPFSVGVPGVDSLNLAIGQLAGDSVEGFLGFLNFGTTEVSYYMIGLVVLVCYFAMQRIIHSPFGRVLVAIRENEERAEAVGYDTFWYKLGAFAVSAFFAAVAGGLFAGFQRSVSPESTFYFLVTGDALLASIIGGFGTLAGPLYGWLFDESVTEFLSKTGEGGGLLPYLREHLGEATMTTELWNGLTVGRAIDTFLNGHAELYIGVVFVLFVLFVPNGLLGTVRDRLGGPVGKQVAARLRGDGK